From the genome of Candidatus Krumholzibacteriota bacterium, one region includes:
- a CDS encoding protein-L-isoaspartate(D-aspartate) O-methyltransferase, translating to MVTEQLLARGIASKPVLDAFMRVPRHLFVDPALGARAYDDCSFPIGFQQTISQPYTIAFMVQTLDPDRTHKVLEIGTGSGYQTAILSLLARDVFSIERVKRLSEKAETALKEIETGRIRLKTGDGWHGWDYYAPFDRIIVSAAVKGRPDLLLGQLAEGGLLIAPIADQSEQIVLYRRRDGAIDEQRLQECAFVPLKKGIC from the coding sequence ATGGTGACCGAGCAGCTCCTCGCGCGCGGCATCGCGTCGAAGCCCGTCCTCGACGCCTTCATGCGCGTGCCGCGGCATCTCTTCGTCGATCCCGCGCTCGGCGCGCGTGCATACGACGACTGCTCCTTCCCGATCGGGTTCCAACAGACGATCTCGCAGCCCTACACGATCGCCTTCATGGTCCAGACCCTGGATCCGGACCGGACGCACAAGGTGCTCGAGATCGGGACCGGGTCGGGTTACCAGACGGCGATCCTCTCCCTGCTCGCGAGGGACGTCTTCTCGATCGAGCGTGTCAAACGGCTCTCGGAGAAGGCCGAGACGGCACTCAAGGAAATCGAGACCGGCCGCATCAGGCTGAAAACGGGGGACGGCTGGCACGGTTGGGATTACTACGCGCCCTTCGACCGGATCATCGTCTCGGCGGCCGTCAAGGGCCGCCCGGATCTCCTGCTCGGACAACTCGCCGAGGGGGGACTCCTCATCGCGCCGATCGCCGACCAGTCCGAACAGATCGTCCTCTACCGTCGCCGCGACGGGGCCATCGACGAGCAACGACTGCAGGAATGCGCATTCGTTCCGCTGAAGAAGGGAATCTGCTGA
- the surE gene encoding 5'/3'-nucleotidase SurE — protein sequence MLVTNDDGVGADGIVALAEALAGIGETVIVAPALEQSATSHAITLDKPLRMEEIAPGRYAVSGTPTDSVLLAVKSLLKGKPDLLVSGINRGPNMGEDVNYSGTVAAAIEGHMLGIPSIAISLASWEPAPLGPAAEAARYLAVRMLEESGTLPGLWNVNVPAIPAEEIAGYRVTKLGSRVYDDMIVPKKDPRGRDYFWIGGGHPGWSSEAKDDITAVRDGCISVTPLRIDLTDFKEIFNLERRKLAWGTP from the coding sequence ATACTCGTCACCAACGACGACGGTGTCGGCGCCGACGGGATCGTCGCCCTGGCCGAAGCCCTCGCCGGCATCGGCGAGACCGTCATCGTCGCCCCGGCGCTCGAGCAGAGCGCGACGAGCCACGCGATCACGCTCGACAAGCCGTTGCGCATGGAGGAGATCGCGCCGGGAAGGTACGCGGTGAGCGGAACGCCCACGGACAGCGTCCTGCTCGCCGTCAAGAGTCTCCTGAAGGGGAAACCGGACCTCCTCGTATCGGGGATCAACCGGGGGCCGAACATGGGGGAGGACGTCAACTACTCGGGGACCGTGGCCGCGGCGATCGAGGGGCACATGCTCGGGATCCCGTCGATCGCCATCTCGCTCGCTTCGTGGGAACCCGCCCCGCTCGGCCCGGCTGCCGAGGCCGCCCGGTACCTCGCCGTCCGCATGCTCGAGGAGAGCGGAACCCTTCCCGGGCTGTGGAACGTGAACGTCCCGGCGATTCCCGCCGAGGAGATCGCGGGCTACCGCGTCACGAAACTCGGCTCCCGGGTCTACGACGACATGATCGTTCCGAAAAAGGACCCGCGCGGCAGGGACTACTTCTGGATCGGGGGAGGACACCCGGGCTGGAGCAGCGAGGCGAAGGACGACATCACGGCCGTCCGCGACGGCTGCATCTCGGTCACGCCCCTGCGGATCGACCTGACCGACTTCAAGGAGATCTTCAACCTGGAGAGACGGAAGCTGGCATGGGGAACGCCCTAG